AAAAATAAGAAAAAACCAAGGAAGAAAGTTCCCAGAGCCCTTATATACGAAATGAGGAAGGGCTCACCTATTTATTATAGGGACTATGATAAAGTTCTAAAGGGGGAGCTTTCATTAGAGGCGGTCATGGGGAGTAGCGGATTACAAGCATGGTTAATTGACATCATAATTACTTTTTTAAAATCTGTTTTAGACAAAAGCAAGTATATTATCCTGACAAATGAAGTTGGCTATAAGTTTGCTCCACGTAGCTGGTATAACCTTGATATAGCCATCTGGGAAAAAGATAAAGTTAAACCATATCTTACACAGGACAAACTTATCCCTGTAGCCCCTGAAGTTGTGATAGAAATTGATACTAAGGCTGACCTTAGGAAATTTGAAAATCCCCAGGACTATTTTCATAGAAAAACTCAAGATTTGTTAGATAGCGGAGTAAAAAAAGTTATCTGGATATTTACCAAAGACAAAAAAATCTGGATAGCAGAAAACAAAAAACCATGGCTTATAGTAGATTTTGATTATGAAGTTCCTGTGATGGATAAAATTAAGTTTAATCTTAAAAAATTAATAGAAGAGGAAGGACAAAATGTCTGAAGTAAAAAGAATAACAACACCTCTAACAGATGAAATCATTGAAGACCTCAGGGCAGGAGATAGAGTTTTACTTTCAGGATATGTTTATACAGCAAGAGATGCTGCCCACAAAAGAATGTTAGAAGAATATGAAAAAACAGGGAAACTTCCTTTTGATGTAAAAGGTCAGGTTATTTATTATGTTGGTCCAACCCCTCCAAAGCCTGGACAGGTTATAGGCTCTGCAGGACCAACCACAGCTTATAGAATGGATAAATATACTCCCAAATTACACGAACTTGGGCTTGAAGGAACAATAGGGAAAGGATGGAGAGGGCCAGAGGTTAAGGAAGCACTAAAAAAATACAAAGCTGTGTATTTCGCCGCCTATGGAGGGACGGCGGCACTTTTATCAAAACATATCAAAAGTGTTGAGATAATAGCCTACGAAGATTTAGGCCCTGAAGCTATAAGAAAACTTTATTTTGAGGACTTTCCAGTAATTGTTGCAAATGATATTTACGGTGGTGACGTTTTTGAAGAAGGTCAGAAA
The Persephonella sp. DNA segment above includes these coding regions:
- a CDS encoding Uma2 family endonuclease, translated to MATTVKKELKNKKKPRKKVPRALIYEMRKGSPIYYRDYDKVLKGELSLEAVMGSSGLQAWLIDIIITFLKSVLDKSKYIILTNEVGYKFAPRSWYNLDIAIWEKDKVKPYLTQDKLIPVAPEVVIEIDTKADLRKFENPQDYFHRKTQDLLDSGVKKVIWIFTKDKKIWIAENKKPWLIVDFDYEVPVMDKIKFNLKKLIEEEGQNV
- a CDS encoding Fe-S-containing hydro-lyase, with the translated sequence MSEVKRITTPLTDEIIEDLRAGDRVLLSGYVYTARDAAHKRMLEEYEKTGKLPFDVKGQVIYYVGPTPPKPGQVIGSAGPTTAYRMDKYTPKLHELGLEGTIGKGWRGPEVKEALKKYKAVYFAAYGGTAALLSKHIKSVEIIAYEDLGPEAIRKLYFEDFPVIVANDIYGGDVFEEGQKKFRKLEIDP